In Eschrichtius robustus isolate mEscRob2 chromosome 11, mEscRob2.pri, whole genome shotgun sequence, the following proteins share a genomic window:
- the INPPL1 gene encoding phosphatidylinositol 3,4,5-trisphosphate 5-phosphatase 2 isoform X3, giving the protein MGKERPDLGLLNPSRPGPAVEAGAAGGGGCAANRAANAAEHGAPIPGSVPPADHQARSPAPGPGPGPSLSAERPGADGAGRWARAALNPALAMASACGAPGPGGAGPGAALGSPAPAWYHRDLSRAAAEELLARAGRDGSFLVRDSESVAGAFALCVLYQKHVHTYRILPDGEDFLAVQTSQGVPVRRFQTLGELIGLYAQPNQGLVCALLLPVEREREPDLPDDRDASDGEDEKPPLPPRSGSTSISAPLGPSSPLPAPETPTTPAAESAPNGLSTVSHEYLKGSYGLDLEAVRGGASNLPHLTRTLATSCRRLHSEVDKVLSGLEILSKVFDQQSSPMVTRLLQQQNPPQTGEQELESLVLKLSVLKDFLSGIQKKALKALQDMSSTAPPAPLQPSTRKAKTIPVQAFEVKLDVTLGDLTKIGKSQKFTLSVDVEGGRLVLLRRQRDSQEDWTTFTHDRIRQLIKSQRVQNKLGVVFEKEKDRTQRKDFIFVSARKREAFCQLLQLMKNKHSKQDEPDMISVFIGTWNMGSVPPPKTVTSWFTSKGLGKTLDEVTVTIPHDIYVFGTQENSVGDREWLDLLRGSLKELTDLDYRPIAMQSLWNIKVAVLVKPEHENRISHVSTSSVKTGIANTLGNKGAVGVSFMFNGTSFGFVNCHLTSGNEKTARRNQNYLDILRLLSLGDRQLSAFDISLRFTHLFWFGDLNYRLDMDIQEILNYISRKEFEPLLRVDQLNLEREKHKVFLRFSEEEISFPPTYRYERGSRDTYAWHKQKPTGVRTNVPSWCDRILWKSYPETHIICNSYGCTDDIVTSDHSPVFGTFEVGVTSQFISKKGLSKTSDQAYIEFESIEAIVKTASRTKFFIEFYSTCLEEYKKSFENDAQSSDNINFLKVQWSSRQLPTLKPILADIEYLQDQHLLLTVKSMDGYESYGECVVALKSMIGSTAQQFLTFLSHRGEETGNIRGSMKSGSALIRMRQEQRAKPPLCPEAARSPGQGAASQPPQRPPVRSPSYLKNQRNHHQPGGPQPHLELLPGRSP; this is encoded by the exons ATGGGCAAGGAAAGGCCTGACCTCGGACTGCTGAACCCCTCAAGGCCGGGGCCTGCGG tTGAGGCCGGCGCTgctggcggcggcggctgcgcgGCAAACCGGGCGGCAAACGCGGCGGAGCACGGAGCCCCGATCCCCGGCTCGGTCCCGCCAGCGGATCATCAGGCCCGGTCCCCAGCCCCGGGACCCGGGCCCGGTCCCAGCCTCAGCGCCGAGCGTCCCGGGGCGGATGGCGCGGGGCGGTGGGCGCGGGCAGCGCTGAACCCTGCGCTGGCCATGGCCTCGGCGTGCGGGGCGCCGGGCCCAGGGGGCGCCGGGCCTGGGGCCGCTCTGGGCAGCCCGGCCCCCGCCTGGTACCACCGCGACCTGAGCCGCGCCGCCGCCGAGGAGCTGCTGGCCCGGGCAGGCCGCGATGGCAGCTTCCTGGTCCGAGACAGCGAGAGCGTGGCGGGAGCCTTCGCGCTCTGCGTCCT GTATCAGAAGCATGTACACACATATCGAATTCTCCCTGATGGAGAAGATTTCCTGGCCGTGCAG ACCTCGCAGGGTGTGCCTGTGCGCCGCTTCCAGACCCTGGGGGAGCTCATCGGCCTGTACGCCCAGCCCAACCAGGGCCTGGTGTGTGCCCTGCTGCTGCCTGTGGAGCGGGAGCGAGAGCCAGACCTGCCGGATGACCGCGATGCCTCAG ATGGGGAGGATGAGAAGCCCCCACTGCCCCCGCGCTCTGGCTCTACCAGCATTTCTGCCCCCCTCGGGCCCAGCAGCCCCCTGCCAGCCCCTGAGACCCCCACGACTCCGGCTGCTGAGAG TGCTCCCAATGGGCTGAGCACTGTCTCGCACGAGTACCTGAAGGGTAGCTACGGGCTGGATCTGGAGGCTGTGCGGGGTGGAGCCAGCAACCTGCCGCACCTCACCCGCACCCTCGCCACCTCATGCCGGAGGCTGCACAG TGAGGTGGACAAGGTCCTGTCAGGCCTGGAGATCCTGTCCAAGGTGTTTGACCAGCAGAGCTCGCCCATGGTGACCCGCCTTTTGCAGCAGCAG AACCCACCACAGACTGGGGAGCAGGAACTAGAGAGCCTGGTGCTAAAGCTGTCAGTGCTAAAGGACTTCCTGTCAGGCATCCAGAAGAAG GCCCTGAAGGCCCTACAGGACATGAGTTCCACAGCACCCCCGGCCCCGCTGCAGCCATCCACACGTAAGGCCAAGACCATCCCCGTGCAGGCCTTTGAG GTGAAGCTGGATGTGACCCTGGGTGACCTGACCAAGATTGGGAAGTCACAGAAGTTCACGCTGAGTGTGGACGTGGAGGGCGGGCGGCTGGTGCTGCTGCGGAGACAGCGGGACTCACAGGAGGACTGGACGACCTTCACGCATGACCGCA TCCGCCAGCTCATTAAGTCCCAGCGGGTCCAGAACAAGTTGGGCGTCGTGTTTGAGAAAGAGAAGGACCGGACACAGCGCAAGGACTTCATCTTTGTCAGCGCCCGG AAGCGGGAGGCCTTCTGCCAGCTGCTGCAGCTCATGAAGAATAAGCACTCCAAGCAGGACGAGCCCGACATGATCTCCGTCTTCATAGGCACCTGGAACATGG gaaGTGTGCCGCCTCCAAAAACTGTGACATCTTGGTTCACATCGAAGGGTCTGGGGAAGACCCTGGATGAGGTCACGGTGACCATACCCCATGACATCTATGTTTTTGGGACCCAGGAGAACTCGGTGGGCGACCGCGAGTGGCTGGACCTGCTCCGCGGgagcctcaaggagctcacagatcTGGATTACCGCCCG atTGCCATGCAGTCACTGTGGAACATCAAGGTGGCTGTGCTGGTCAAGCCAGAGCATGAGAACCGCATCAGCCATGTCAGTACATCCAGCGTGAAGACTGGCATCGCCAATACCCTGG GAAACAAGGGGGCCGTGGGTGTCTCCTTCATGTTCAATGGCACCTCGTTTGGCTTTGTGAATTGCCACCTCACCTCGGGAAATGAGAAGACTGCCCG ACGGAACCAGAACTACCTGGACATCCTGCGGCTGCTCTCGCTGGGTGACCGGCAGCTCAGTGCCTTTGACATCTCTCTGCGTTTCACTCACCTCTTCTGGTTTGGGGACCTCAACTACCGCCTTGACATGGATATACAG GAGATCCTGAACTACATCAGCAGGAAGGAGTTTGAGCCCCTGCTCAGGGTGGACCAGCTCAACCTGGAGCGGGAAAAGCACAAGGTTTTCCTTCGATTCA GTGAGGAGGAGatctccttcccacccacctACCGCTATGAGCGGGGTTCCCGGGACACATACGCCTGGCACAAGCAGAAGCCAACTGGG GTCCGGACCAACGTGCCTTCATGGTGTGACCGGATTCTCTGGAAGTCCTATCCCGAGACTCACATCATCTGCAATTCCTATG gtTGCACAGATGACATCGTCACCAGCGACCACTCCCCCGTGTTTGGGACATTTGAGGTTGGGGTTACCTCTCAGTTCATCTCCAAGAAAG GGCTCTCGAAGACCTCAGACCAGGCCTACATCGAGTTTGAGAGCATCGAGGCCATTGTGAAGACGGCCAGCCGCACCAAGTTCTTCATTGAGTTCTACTCCACCTGCCTGGAGG agtACAAGAAGagcttcgaaaatgatgcccagAGCAGTGACAACATCAACTTCCTCAAGGTGCAGTGGTCCTCACGCCAGCTGCCCACG CTCAAGCCCATTCTGGCTGACATTGAGTACCTGCAGGACCAGCACCTCCTGCTCACAGTCAAGTCCATGGACGGCTACGAATCCTATG GGGAGTGCGTGGTGGCGCTCAAGTCCATGATTGGCAGCACGGCCCAGCAGTTCCTGACCTTCCTGTCCCACCGCGGCGAGGAGACAGGCAACATCCGTGGCTCCATGAAG aGTGGATCAGCATTGATAAGGATGAGGCAGGAGCAAAGAGCAAAGCCCCCTCTGTGTCCCGAGGCAGCCAGGAGCCCAG GTCAGGGAGCCGCAAGCCAGCCTCCGCAGAGGCCTCCTGTCCGCTCTCCAAGTTATTTGAAGAACCAGAGAAACCACCACCAACCGggaggcccccagccccacctcgaGCTGCTCCCCGGGAGGAGCCCTTGA